In a genomic window of Coregonus clupeaformis isolate EN_2021a chromosome 27, ASM2061545v1, whole genome shotgun sequence:
- the LOC121541276 gene encoding olfactory receptor 1M1-like, whose translation MHKPGAQACRTSSAMRYLRRLQWNDSSVLIHPPGFYIIGFTSLPFANLYFLFLAFVYVVSVVFNTILIYIITVDHRLHNPKFIAVGNLAVVDLVLNTCIIPGMLKTFLAKNNFVSFNLCMVQMYVYYCFMSMESFSIAVLAYDRMIAICFPLRHGSINTMTSMSCILGFIWCFCLGMHTFSTSIMTRLSYCDSVNVYSYFCDYAPVFRLACNDNTLQWAVASAMSLGIILGPLSFILMSYISILIAVFRMKTVESRVKALATCTEHLILVAVFFIPVLTIFMVGLLARNIKPDPDLRVLSLSLASCIPPCLNPIVYSLKTKEIKSKVLTMFRRIKVQVVKG comes from the coding sequence aTGCATAAACCTGGAGCGCAGGCGTGCAGAACCAGCTCAGCCATGAGATATCTCCGCAGGTTGCAATGGAACGACTCCTCCGTTCTAATCCACCCCCCAGGGTTCTACATCATCGGCTTTACCTCCCTGCCCTTCGCCAACCTCTACTTCCTCTTCCTCGCTTTCGTTTACGTGGTGTCGGTCGTGTTCAACACAATTCTGATCTATATAATAACGGTGGACCACCGCCTCCACAACCCCAAGTTTATTGCGGTTGGTAACCTTGCGGTGGTTGATCTGGTGCTGAACACTTGCATTATCCCCGGTATGCTAAAGACGTTTCTTGCTAAGAACAATTTCGTGTCGTTTAATCTGTGCATGGTGCAGATGTATGTGTATTATTGCTTCATGTCTATGGAATCGTTCTCCATCGCCGTGCTCGCCTATGACCGTATGATCGCCATATGTTTCCCTCTGAGGCACGGCTCCATCAACACCATGACGAGTATGTCGTGTATTCTTGGTTTcatctggtgcttctgtctcgGTATGCATACATTCAGCACGTCCATTATGACCAGGCTGTCCTACTGCGATTCCGTTAACGTCTACAGCTATTTCTGTGATTACGCGCCAGTGTTTCGGCTGGCATGTAACGACAACACCCTGCAATGGGCTGTGGCTTCAGCGATGAGCCTGGGTATCATCCTCGGCCCATTGTCCTTCATCCTTATGTCATACATTAGCATTCTAATCGCTGTGTTCAGGATGAAAACCGTTGAGAGTCGTGTGAAAGCGCTGGCCACCTGCACTGAGCACCTCATTCTTGTGGCAGTATTCTTCATTCCGGTTCTGACTATTTTCATGGTCGGGTTATTAGCGCGCAACATCAAACCAGACCCTGACCTGCGCGTGCTGAGCCTGTCACTGGCCTCGTGCATCCCGCCCTGTCTCAACCCCATAGTCTATTCTCTGAAAACTAAAGAGATCAAGAGCAAAGTACTTACCATGTTCCGGAGAATTAAAGTTCAAGTAGTTAAAGGTTGA